One genomic segment of Gossypium arboreum isolate Shixiya-1 chromosome 3, ASM2569848v2, whole genome shotgun sequence includes these proteins:
- the LOC108474700 gene encoding uncharacterized protein LOC108474700 yields the protein MDAAPNDVKEVNGHKRNSLSSIDSAETEDHTDGEEYSESNSLLLPKKGGMSRKSEKTRRKVQWNDRNGDKLVEIMEFEPSDVSDSEDDEDKDSCICIIM from the exons ATGGATGCTGCCCCTAATGATGTGAAGGAGGTTAATGGACATAAAAGGAACTCTTTAAGTTCTATAGATTCTGCAGAAACTGAAGATCACACTGATGGAGAAGAATACAGTGAGTCAAATTCTTTGTTGCTACCTAAAAAAGGTGGGATGTCAAGAAAATCTGaaaagacaaggagaaaagtCCAATGGAATGATAGAAATGGTGATAAACTTGTGGAGATCATGGAATTTGAACCAAG TGATGTGAGCGATTCTGAAGACGACGAGGATAAAGATTCCTGCATATGTATAATAATGTAG